In the genome of Coraliomargarita algicola, one region contains:
- a CDS encoding metallophosphoesterase family protein, with amino-acid sequence MNHYHSLPRREFLALAATAIGGTLVGYGSQITAPPRIVSLKDAHIGTLEIDLRIMNQYMKQPRVVQDFYTACRTAMIGDSPEQAVAQVCRQFNRRKIGGPLLGDLSASGVAVWMHLPEPDVVKVLLTAVDSDTSITYIASEAARVHSVRCEGLSPDTAYRYQVIASDGVRLGEGRFVTAPTERLEQPFRMAFGTCFHKVGMYRPELMQLIHERGNRAMWILGDSAVDGRKDDLQMINVDYLLRDLSAPWQQLSATVPITATWDDHDYWGNDTSGAFNNQKKPIDVAGLRKSWRMQWNNPQRDVEREGIYFQTKIGPVHYIALDTRSCRVNAQRGQLHSFLGETQTQWLKQQLAESTSPCIVISGGTMWSDYISDGKDSWGTWDTEGREEIFQWIDAKSDSLVLLLSGDRHGARGFEIPRPNGQKIYELEVATMGGVPGPGAFGKNTEDQLFGLESRSWAFGELTFSPDGQGLKTVFRLINENGDVLETLQLTK; translated from the coding sequence ATGAATCATTACCATTCTCTTCCGAGACGAGAGTTCCTTGCTTTAGCCGCCACAGCAATAGGTGGCACACTCGTGGGCTATGGCAGTCAAATCACTGCGCCACCGCGTATTGTCTCTTTAAAGGACGCGCACATTGGCACTCTGGAGATTGATCTACGGATCATGAATCAATACATGAAGCAGCCGAGGGTTGTGCAGGATTTTTATACAGCCTGCCGCACGGCGATGATTGGAGATTCACCCGAGCAAGCGGTGGCGCAGGTTTGTCGGCAATTCAACCGTCGGAAGATCGGTGGCCCGCTGCTTGGGGATCTAAGCGCTTCGGGTGTGGCGGTGTGGATGCACCTGCCGGAGCCTGATGTTGTCAAAGTGCTGCTGACAGCTGTCGATTCTGATACATCGATCACTTATATCGCGAGTGAGGCCGCGAGGGTACATTCTGTGCGTTGCGAGGGCCTTTCACCGGATACCGCTTACCGCTATCAAGTGATAGCTTCCGATGGTGTTCGCTTAGGGGAGGGGCGCTTTGTCACTGCGCCGACTGAGCGCTTGGAGCAGCCGTTTCGCATGGCTTTTGGCACCTGTTTTCATAAGGTGGGTATGTATCGGCCTGAGTTGATGCAACTCATCCATGAGCGCGGAAATCGTGCCATGTGGATATTGGGAGACTCGGCTGTCGACGGGCGTAAGGATGATCTGCAGATGATCAATGTCGACTATCTCTTGCGCGATCTGTCCGCTCCGTGGCAACAGTTGTCGGCGACTGTCCCGATTACTGCGACTTGGGATGATCATGATTATTGGGGGAACGATACCTCTGGAGCGTTCAACAATCAGAAGAAGCCGATTGATGTCGCGGGTCTGCGTAAATCCTGGAGAATGCAGTGGAACAATCCTCAACGGGATGTTGAGCGGGAAGGGATCTATTTTCAGACCAAGATCGGCCCTGTTCATTACATCGCTCTCGACACGCGTTCCTGCCGGGTAAATGCCCAACGTGGACAGTTGCATTCTTTTCTGGGGGAGACTCAAACACAATGGCTGAAGCAGCAACTGGCAGAGTCCACCTCTCCTTGCATTGTCATTAGTGGTGGCACGATGTGGAGTGATTATATTTCAGACGGCAAAGACAGTTGGGGCACTTGGGATACTGAAGGTCGTGAAGAAATCTTCCAATGGATCGATGCCAAATCAGATTCACTGGTGCTACTTTTATCAGGCGATCGTCATGGTGCGCGCGGGTTTGAGATTCCGCGGCCGAATGGTCAGAAGATTTACGAGCTTGAAGTTGCGACCATGGGTGGAGTCCCCGGACCGGGAGCCTTTGGTAAAAATACAGAGGATCAACTGTTTGGCTTGGAGAGCCGCTCCTGGGCCTTTGGCGAATTAACTTTTAGCCCGGACGGGCAGGGGCTGAAAACTGTATTTCGGCTCATTAATGAGAACGGGGACGTATTGGAAACGCTTCAACTCACAAAATAG
- a CDS encoding PEP-CTERM sorting domain-containing protein (PEP-CTERM proteins occur, often in large numbers, in the proteomes of bacteria that also encode an exosortase, a predicted intramembrane cysteine proteinase. The presence of a PEP-CTERM domain at a protein's C-terminus predicts cleavage within the sorting domain, followed by covalent anchoring to some some component of the (usually Gram-negative) cell surface. Many PEP-CTERM proteins exhibit an unusual sequence composition that includes large numbers of potential glycosylation sites. Expression of one such protein has been shown restore the ability of a bacterium to form floc, a type of biofilm.), which produces MKSQVKMLIPLTASILFPALAQAEMNVNFGRSDSATGQGPTGADSSYLDFFSDHESPTTGNLQTFNGISFSEGGLGGTYNVGVEITWPDANDNGGTADPDDTKQAYGRTDSNLNDFYNDNIGMDVRPENGGIGAGSRMTLTLTGLEANQDFTLTSYHVDGGNNSFLFTTDASGSTIFTQGRSSTVNVGMTNVSDFQFDFLLTSDATGMAQITYTAVNSTFLAMNGFDLAAIPEPSSFALLSGALVLSVAMVRRRKISV; this is translated from the coding sequence ATGAAATCTCAAGTAAAAATGCTGATTCCCCTCACAGCTTCGATTCTCTTTCCTGCATTGGCGCAGGCGGAAATGAACGTAAACTTCGGTCGTTCTGATTCGGCTACAGGTCAGGGCCCCACAGGAGCTGACTCAAGTTACCTCGACTTTTTCTCTGATCACGAATCTCCGACGACCGGGAATCTTCAAACTTTCAATGGGATCAGTTTCTCCGAAGGTGGTTTAGGGGGCACTTACAATGTCGGTGTCGAGATTACCTGGCCGGATGCGAATGACAATGGTGGCACTGCGGATCCTGATGATACGAAGCAAGCATACGGTCGTACGGATTCCAATTTGAATGACTTCTATAATGATAATATTGGCATGGACGTTCGCCCTGAGAACGGCGGTATCGGTGCGGGGAGTCGTATGACGCTGACCTTGACTGGCCTAGAGGCGAATCAAGATTTTACCCTAACATCTTACCATGTGGATGGGGGGAACAATTCTTTCCTTTTTACGACAGATGCCTCTGGGTCGACTATTTTTACTCAGGGAAGAAGCAGCACAGTTAACGTGGGAATGACTAATGTTTCTGACTTCCAGTTTGATTTCTTGCTGACCTCAGATGCCACGGGTATGGCGCAGATTACATACACAGCTGTTAATAGCACTTTCTTAGCAATGAATGGATTTGATCTCGCTGCGATTCCAGAGCCTTCATCTTTTGCACTTCTCTCTGGTGCGTTGGTTTTGTCGGTGGCGATGGTTCGTCGCCGTAAAATAAGCGTATAG
- a CDS encoding PEP-CTERM sorting domain-containing protein: MKHTYIPIVLLSCVSLSHAEVVTFNPNFDLSSDTNTSGSTAYNPSGNSLDSGIVDDGSSSVDAVTYSFSDASTGIDFSYIVTYTATDGFLNPEPNSGGFGVGYIPAGEDATDTGWLDTQRFDADQFEGLTIAISNLNVDFTNYISGSITGVTDPTLNAATVGFSTLTLSSVAANDTQLTITDGTNTYFGQPTTTGGYSFSDLGLNITASSFTINVGDAVSETVTAGPDDRVRLHSLTHNIALDVVQIPEPSSFALFGGLGVLALRLTKRRR, encoded by the coding sequence ATGAAACATACCTATATCCCAATTGTACTACTTTCCTGTGTGTCCCTGAGCCATGCGGAAGTTGTGACCTTTAATCCTAATTTTGATCTCAGCTCGGACACGAATACGAGTGGCAGTACCGCTTATAACCCAAGTGGCAATAGTCTGGATTCAGGGATCGTTGATGACGGCTCCAGTTCCGTTGATGCGGTCACTTATTCGTTTTCAGATGCGTCTACCGGCATTGATTTTTCATATATTGTCACATATACCGCTACGGATGGCTTTCTTAATCCGGAACCTAATTCTGGTGGTTTTGGCGTAGGTTATATACCCGCAGGCGAAGACGCTACGGATACTGGATGGTTGGATACACAAAGATTTGATGCGGATCAGTTCGAAGGATTAACTATCGCCATCTCAAATTTGAATGTCGATTTTACGAACTACATTTCTGGGAGTATCACTGGAGTGACGGATCCAACGCTGAATGCCGCGACAGTGGGGTTCTCGACGCTTACGTTGTCAAGTGTAGCTGCCAATGACACACAGCTTACAATCACCGATGGCACGAATACATACTTTGGCCAACCAACTACGACTGGTGGTTATAGCTTTAGTGATTTGGGGTTAAATATCACGGCGTCGAGCTTTACAATCAATGTGGGTGATGCTGTTTCGGAGACTGTGACCGCGGGTCCTGATGATCGGGTTCGTTTGCATTCTTTGACGCATAATATTGCGCTTGATGTTGTGCAGATTCCCGAGCCTTCCAGCTTTGCTCTTTTCGGTGGATTAGGGGTCTTGGCTCTAAGACTGACGAAGCGTCGCCGTTAG
- a CDS encoding alpha/beta hydrolase family protein produces the protein MKRIVILCFGLFLMTCSVNSKDRLVKLDEELSLIETRQIDFEAQRTKVAALADLSSAPEMYRAEGFDSTDPLAAIYYDALDWKGKPTKVFAWIGMPENVTEDVPAMVLVHGGGGGGGGTAFKDWVKEWTMRGYATISIAVEGQTDQRRDKRWERHEWAGPARNGIYRDSDEPLENQWMYHAVADTILANSLIRSVKGVDPERVGLMGISWGGVITSTVIGIDNRFAFAIPTYGCGDLAEAANQYGRALIENETYHEVWDPMLHMHKVAMPTLWLSWPEDQHFPMNHFAACYGRVSGEHMVALVPEMGHGHRAPQRRSEGYAFAESVVGGVGPWCVEIEASLQADLVKVTFSSTKTLDSAVLVSTTDTGGTGQRSWVESSASISKSDTKWTVTATLPRGSTAWFINVKSHDLIASSNYQQIK, from the coding sequence ATGAAAAGAATCGTGATACTTTGCTTCGGGCTTTTTTTGATGACTTGCTCCGTTAATTCGAAAGATCGCTTGGTTAAGCTTGATGAGGAGCTAAGTTTAATCGAGACAAGACAAATTGATTTTGAGGCGCAGCGCACTAAAGTAGCTGCCCTAGCTGATTTATCCAGCGCTCCAGAGATGTATCGAGCTGAAGGCTTTGATTCGACAGACCCATTAGCCGCAATATATTATGACGCCTTGGATTGGAAGGGAAAGCCCACTAAGGTGTTTGCATGGATTGGTATGCCTGAGAATGTGACCGAAGATGTGCCTGCGATGGTATTAGTGCATGGTGGTGGTGGTGGTGGTGGTGGCACTGCCTTTAAGGACTGGGTCAAAGAGTGGACAATGCGGGGCTATGCTACGATCAGTATTGCAGTTGAAGGGCAGACGGACCAACGTCGCGATAAGCGATGGGAACGACACGAATGGGCTGGGCCAGCGAGAAATGGAATTTATCGTGACTCAGATGAGCCCTTGGAGAACCAATGGATGTATCATGCCGTGGCGGATACGATTTTAGCGAATTCATTGATTCGTTCAGTGAAAGGTGTAGACCCCGAACGTGTTGGTTTGATGGGGATTTCCTGGGGTGGGGTGATCACTAGCACGGTGATTGGTATCGACAATCGTTTTGCCTTTGCCATCCCGACCTATGGATGCGGTGACTTGGCGGAAGCTGCGAATCAGTATGGTCGGGCCTTGATTGAAAACGAAACGTATCATGAGGTTTGGGATCCGATGTTGCACATGCACAAAGTTGCTATGCCGACACTATGGCTATCTTGGCCGGAGGACCAACATTTCCCCATGAATCATTTTGCTGCGTGTTATGGCAGGGTCTCTGGTGAGCACATGGTGGCGCTTGTGCCTGAGATGGGGCATGGTCATCGGGCGCCGCAAAGGCGATCGGAGGGCTATGCCTTTGCGGAGAGTGTAGTTGGTGGAGTCGGTCCGTGGTGTGTGGAAATAGAGGCATCCTTGCAAGCAGACCTCGTGAAGGTGACCTTTAGCTCTACGAAAACACTGGACAGTGCAGTATTGGTTTCGACTACCGATACGGGGGGTACCGGGCAGCGCTCGTGGGTAGAATCGAGTGCTTCGATTTCGAAGTCAGATACGAAGTGGACAGTGACTGCTACTTTGCCGAGGGGAAGCACTGCGTGGTTTATTAATGTAAAGAGTCATGATCTAATCGCCAGTTCGAATTATCAGCAGATTAAATAA
- a CDS encoding sulfatase-like hydrolase/transferase, translating to MRLIIQKIFVVAALFSAFSLQAAERPNIVLIMADDVAYDNNFGAYGARESWTPRLDQLADEGITFEHAYSTPKCTPSRVKIMTGRSGIRNYEAFGVLPSTETTFAHMLQRAGYATHAAGKWQLDGKGGTPTSEAGFDSWILWNTQFGHGSRYWKPNFDVNGEHVTFADDDYGPDLCVESILDFVDQNREGPFFVYYPMLLVHGPFKPTPDSVNRENTNQQENFKDMIQYMDKCVGRVVDGLKQAGVADNTIVLFCTDNGTNRVLQYESFGETVSGKKGVPHDRGTHSPLIVWNPKYIAAGARSSDMIDFSDVLPTLAEIAGADLPEVQLDGRSFWPQCIGEAGARAPRDWIFQYYWPKSWSWIPDELGNEELIGVQNQHYKLYGNGLFYDIAKDREELSPIPLNQLTAEQQQTYEALKKAIASMPETNAAYQRKIMNGR from the coding sequence ATGCGTTTAATCATTCAGAAAATATTTGTCGTAGCCGCTTTGTTCAGCGCGTTTAGTCTGCAGGCTGCAGAGCGTCCCAATATTGTGCTGATCATGGCCGATGATGTCGCCTATGATAACAATTTTGGGGCCTATGGTGCGCGCGAGTCATGGACGCCACGGCTGGATCAACTGGCGGACGAAGGCATTACCTTTGAGCATGCGTATTCGACTCCCAAATGCACGCCCAGCCGTGTGAAGATTATGACTGGGCGCAGTGGTATTCGTAATTACGAAGCATTTGGAGTCCTACCGTCGACAGAAACTACCTTTGCGCACATGCTGCAGCGAGCCGGGTATGCCACTCATGCTGCAGGGAAGTGGCAACTTGACGGCAAGGGTGGCACGCCGACCAGCGAGGCTGGCTTTGATTCGTGGATCCTGTGGAATACGCAATTTGGCCATGGCTCCCGCTATTGGAAACCTAATTTTGATGTGAATGGGGAACATGTCACCTTTGCTGATGATGACTACGGTCCCGATCTGTGCGTCGAATCCATTTTAGATTTCGTAGATCAGAATAGGGAAGGCCCGTTCTTTGTGTATTATCCGATGCTGCTGGTTCACGGTCCGTTTAAGCCCACACCTGATAGCGTCAATCGCGAGAATACGAACCAGCAGGAGAACTTCAAAGACATGATCCAATACATGGATAAGTGTGTTGGGCGAGTGGTCGATGGGCTGAAGCAAGCGGGAGTGGCCGACAATACGATCGTGCTTTTCTGCACCGACAATGGCACCAATCGAGTGCTTCAGTATGAATCATTCGGGGAAACCGTGTCTGGTAAGAAAGGCGTGCCTCATGACCGTGGCACACACTCTCCATTGATTGTTTGGAACCCGAAATATATCGCGGCTGGTGCACGGTCTAGCGATATGATCGATTTTTCCGATGTCTTGCCGACGCTCGCCGAAATTGCTGGCGCGGATCTGCCCGAAGTTCAGCTCGATGGGCGTAGTTTTTGGCCGCAGTGCATCGGGGAAGCTGGCGCGCGCGCGCCCCGTGACTGGATCTTTCAATATTATTGGCCAAAGTCCTGGAGCTGGATTCCTGATGAACTCGGCAATGAAGAACTCATCGGGGTGCAGAATCAGCATTATAAGCTATATGGAAACGGACTCTTTTATGATATCGCTAAAGATCGCGAAGAACTCAGTCCGATTCCATTGAATCAACTCACGGCTGAACAACAGCAGACTTACGAAGCGCTCAAGAAAGCCATCGCCTCTATGCCGGAGACCAATGCTGCGTATCAGAGAAAGATCATGAATGGACGCTGA